A portion of the Micromonospora tarapacensis genome contains these proteins:
- the crtI gene encoding phytoene desaturase family protein — MRTVDGRTDRVVVVGAGLGGLACALHLAGSGRQVTVLEREPVPGGRAGRLSVDGYEFDTGPTVLTMPDLIAEALAAVGEELSDWLELVPLDPAYRAYYPDGSTLDVRTDTAAMAAEISRVCGPREADGYLRFVDFARNLWRLERADFIERNLDAPTDLLTANLLKLVATGAFRRLQTKIDQFFRDPRTRRIFSFQAMYAGLAPHDALAIYAVIAYLDSVAGVYFPRGGVHAVSRGLAGAAEKHGVKIRYGTTVTRVETANGRATGVSTADGEFVPADAVVLNPDLPVAYRDLLPPTRPRRLTYSPSCVVLHVGSTQGYRRIAHHNIHFGRAWKGTFDEVIRRGQLMSDPSLLVTNPSRTDPAVAPAGRHTYYVLAPVPNLDRAPFDWRGDLTARYTDRLVRTLEQRGYVGFGAGVEVLRSITPAEWAEQGMAAGTPFAAAHTLFQTGPFRPSNLHRSLSNVVFVGSGTQPGVGVPMVLISGKLAAARVTGGNR, encoded by the coding sequence GTGCGGACCGTTGACGGGCGTACGGATCGGGTGGTGGTCGTCGGGGCCGGCCTCGGTGGCCTGGCCTGCGCGCTGCACCTGGCCGGCAGCGGACGACAGGTGACAGTGCTGGAACGCGAACCGGTACCGGGCGGGCGGGCCGGCCGGCTCAGCGTCGACGGCTACGAGTTCGACACCGGCCCGACCGTGCTCACCATGCCCGACCTCATCGCCGAGGCGCTGGCCGCCGTCGGTGAGGAGCTGTCCGACTGGCTCGAGTTGGTCCCACTCGACCCGGCCTACCGTGCCTACTATCCGGACGGCTCCACGCTGGACGTGCGCACCGACACGGCCGCGATGGCGGCCGAGATCTCCCGGGTGTGCGGGCCTCGGGAAGCCGACGGCTACCTGCGGTTCGTCGACTTCGCCCGCAACCTGTGGCGGCTGGAGCGGGCGGACTTCATCGAGCGCAACCTCGACGCGCCGACCGACCTGCTCACCGCCAACCTGCTCAAATTGGTCGCCACCGGCGCCTTCCGGCGCCTCCAGACCAAGATCGACCAGTTCTTCCGGGATCCACGCACCCGGCGGATCTTCTCCTTCCAGGCGATGTACGCGGGGCTCGCCCCACACGACGCGCTGGCCATCTACGCGGTGATCGCGTACCTCGACTCGGTGGCCGGGGTGTACTTCCCGCGCGGCGGCGTCCACGCGGTCTCCCGGGGGCTGGCCGGCGCCGCCGAGAAGCACGGCGTGAAGATCCGGTACGGCACCACGGTCACCCGGGTGGAGACCGCGAACGGCCGGGCCACCGGGGTGTCGACCGCCGACGGCGAGTTCGTCCCCGCCGACGCCGTGGTGCTCAACCCCGACCTGCCGGTCGCCTACCGCGACCTGCTCCCGCCGACCCGTCCGCGCCGGCTCACCTACTCCCCCTCCTGCGTCGTCCTACACGTCGGCTCGACCCAGGGCTACCGCCGCATCGCCCACCACAACATCCACTTCGGGCGGGCCTGGAAGGGCACGTTCGACGAGGTGATCCGGCGCGGTCAGCTGATGTCCGACCCCTCGCTGCTGGTCACCAACCCGAGCCGGACGGACCCGGCGGTGGCCCCGGCGGGGCGGCACACCTACTACGTGCTGGCCCCGGTGCCCAACCTCGACCGGGCGCCGTTCGACTGGCGCGGCGATCTCACCGCCCGATACACCGACCGGCTCGTCCGCACCCTGGAGCAACGCGGGTACGTCGGCTTCGGCGCGGGCGTCGAGGTATTGCGGTCGATCACCCCGGCGGAGTGGGCCGAGCAGGGCATGGCGGCCGGCACCCCGTTCGCCGCCGCGCACACCCTCTTCCAGACCGGGCCGTTCCGGCCGTCGAACCTGCACCGGTCACTGTCCAACGTGGTCTTCGTCGGCTCCGGCACCCAGCCGGGCGTCGGAGTCCCGATGGTGCTCATCTCCGGCAAGCTCGCCGCCGCCCGGGTGACCGGGGGAAACCGGTGA
- a CDS encoding phytoene/squalene synthase family protein: MDLDLAAAYERCRELHRRHGRTYYLATRLLPAWKRRHVHALYGFTRYADEIVDQTDALPPAERAARLDDWGGRFVAGLHGERVVDPLLPAVLHTIAVFDLDREDFASFLKSMAMDLTVTSYRSYDHLVDYMEGSAAVIGTMMLPVLGSSDAAAAREPARQLGFAFQLTNFIRDVAEDLDRGRTYLPDEDLAAFGVSRDDLAACRAAGRASEPVRELIRYEVTRAQAHYAAAAPGVVLLDGASQACIRTAYLLYGGILDEVAAQDYDVFARRATVPQRRRMAVAAGVLLAPTGRPVAVPGPKVR; the protein is encoded by the coding sequence GTGGACCTGGATCTCGCCGCTGCCTACGAGAGGTGTCGTGAGCTGCACAGACGTCATGGCCGCACCTACTATCTCGCCACCCGACTGCTGCCCGCATGGAAACGGCGGCATGTACACGCCTTGTATGGATTCACCCGGTACGCCGACGAGATCGTCGACCAGACGGACGCCCTGCCGCCGGCCGAGCGCGCGGCGCGGCTCGACGACTGGGGCGGGCGGTTCGTCGCCGGTCTGCACGGCGAGCGGGTGGTCGACCCGTTGCTTCCGGCGGTGCTGCACACCATCGCCGTCTTCGACCTCGACCGGGAGGACTTCGCCTCGTTCCTCAAGAGCATGGCGATGGACCTGACCGTCACGTCCTACCGCAGCTACGACCATCTGGTGGACTACATGGAGGGCTCGGCCGCGGTCATCGGCACCATGATGCTGCCCGTCCTGGGCAGTAGCGACGCGGCGGCGGCCCGCGAGCCGGCCCGCCAACTCGGCTTCGCGTTCCAGCTCACCAACTTCATCCGGGACGTCGCCGAGGACCTGGACCGGGGCCGGACGTACCTGCCGGATGAGGACCTGGCCGCCTTCGGCGTGAGCCGGGACGACCTGGCGGCCTGCCGCGCCGCCGGCCGGGCCAGCGAGCCGGTCCGCGAGTTGATCCGGTACGAGGTGACGCGGGCCCAGGCGCACTACGCCGCCGCCGCGCCGGGCGTCGTGCTGCTCGACGGTGCCTCGCAGGCCTGCATCCGCACCGCGTACCTGCTCTACGGCGGGATCCTCGACGAGGTTGCCGCCCAGGACTACGACGTGTTCGCCCGACGGGCCACCGTGCCGCAGCGTCGACGGATGGCGGTGGCCGCCGGCGTCCTGCTCGCCCCGACCGGTCGGCCGGTCGCCGTACCCGGACCGAAGGTGCGCTGA
- a CDS encoding polyprenyl synthetase family protein — protein sequence MASDGPTGNLLRVAPEQTVDGDDPIGAVLAAYTRDLVAAVDETLAEFLTAEVDGLTEIDAAMGDFAATARDCVLTGGKRVRPTFAYWGWRGVIGGDEPITPVLPALATLELLHTFALVHDDVMDASATRRGRPTAHVAVAAQHAAAGRNGDSDRFGEAVAVLIGDLCMVWADQLLARADLPASRLLKVRQGYDRMRVETVAGQYLDILGETDAGNWSVDRALRVARYKTASYTVQRPLLFGASLAGVGEDNPLATAYTRYGVAVGEAFQLCDDLLGVYGDPTTTGKPSGDDLRTGKPTALLMLARELATPAQLRTLDGADHPSEAPEIARLAEIVVDTGAVGRVERMIDERVEDALAALDAVAVDETARTALIGLASAATRRRA from the coding sequence ATGGCCAGCGACGGACCAACCGGTAACCTCCTTCGCGTGGCACCTGAACAGACGGTCGACGGAGACGACCCGATCGGCGCGGTGCTGGCGGCGTACACCCGGGATCTCGTCGCGGCGGTCGACGAGACGCTTGCCGAATTCCTGACCGCCGAGGTCGACGGGCTGACCGAGATCGACGCGGCGATGGGCGACTTCGCCGCGACCGCCCGCGACTGCGTCCTCACGGGTGGCAAGCGGGTCCGCCCGACCTTCGCCTACTGGGGATGGCGCGGGGTGATCGGCGGTGACGAGCCGATCACCCCGGTGCTGCCCGCGCTGGCCACCTTGGAGCTGCTGCACACCTTCGCGCTGGTCCACGACGACGTGATGGACGCCTCCGCGACCCGCCGGGGCAGACCGACCGCACACGTGGCGGTGGCCGCCCAACACGCCGCGGCCGGCCGCAACGGCGACTCCGATCGCTTCGGAGAGGCGGTCGCGGTGCTCATCGGCGACCTCTGCATGGTCTGGGCCGATCAACTGCTGGCCCGCGCCGACCTGCCAGCGAGCCGGTTGCTCAAGGTACGCCAGGGCTACGACCGGATGCGGGTGGAGACGGTCGCCGGGCAGTACCTCGACATCCTCGGCGAGACGGATGCGGGAAACTGGTCGGTCGACCGGGCGCTGCGGGTGGCCCGCTACAAGACCGCCAGCTACACCGTCCAGCGACCGCTGCTCTTCGGCGCCAGCCTGGCCGGTGTCGGCGAGGACAACCCCCTGGCCACCGCCTACACCCGCTACGGCGTGGCCGTCGGCGAGGCGTTCCAGCTCTGCGACGACCTGCTCGGCGTCTACGGCGACCCGACCACCACCGGCAAGCCGTCCGGTGACGACCTGCGCACCGGCAAGCCGACCGCGCTGCTGATGCTGGCCCGGGAGTTGGCCACCCCGGCTCAGTTGCGGACGCTCGACGGCGCCGACCACCCGTCCGAGGCACCGGAGATCGCCCGGCTCGCCGAGATCGTGGTCGACACCGGCGCGGTCGGACGGGTCGAGCGGATGATCGACGAGCGGGTCGAGGACGCGCTGGCCGCGCTCGACGCCGTCGCCGTCGACGAGACCGCGCGCACCGCGCTGATCGGTCTCGCCAGCGCCGCCACCCGCCGGCGGGCATGA
- a CDS encoding dihydrolipoyl dehydrogenase family protein yields the protein MAEPELVDVVVLGLGVGGEEVAGRLAEAGLTVVGVERNLVGGECPYWGCIPSKMMIRAANALAEARRVGELAGAAQVSPDWAPVAKRIRDEATDGWDDRAAVQRFTGKGGRFVRGGGRLDGPGRVRVGDQVFQARHGIVLGTGTSPSIPPVDGLADTPYWTNREAIEVEELPGSLLVLGGGAIGLELSQVFARFGVRVTVVEASDRVLAVEEPEASEAAAAALRADGVEIRTGIKAARVEHGTEGFTLRGADGEEFTAERLLVVTGRRARLDELGLDTVGVDAGRRYLAVDDRLHVTDGIWAVGDVTGEGAFTHIAMYQASIVVADVLDQMRRAQGGADPSGTASVVGGAAGVASSLAATGSSGTAGSVPRADYRALPRVTFTDPEIGAVGLTERQARERGINVQVGFTQLASSTRGWIHKTDEVGFIKLVADADQGVLIGATSAGPAGGEVLSGLAVAVHAAVPLAQLRHMIYAYPTFHRAISEALRDLAS from the coding sequence ATGGCGGAGCCGGAACTTGTGGACGTGGTGGTGCTCGGGCTCGGAGTCGGCGGCGAGGAGGTGGCCGGGCGACTCGCCGAGGCCGGGCTCACGGTCGTCGGGGTCGAGCGGAATCTGGTCGGCGGGGAGTGCCCGTACTGGGGCTGCATCCCGAGCAAGATGATGATCCGCGCGGCGAACGCCCTGGCCGAGGCCCGCCGGGTCGGCGAGCTGGCCGGCGCCGCCCAGGTCAGCCCGGACTGGGCACCGGTGGCGAAGCGCATCCGCGACGAGGCCACCGACGGGTGGGACGACCGGGCCGCTGTGCAACGGTTCACCGGCAAGGGTGGTCGTTTCGTCCGGGGTGGTGGCCGGCTCGACGGGCCCGGCCGGGTCCGCGTCGGTGACCAGGTCTTCCAGGCCCGGCACGGAATCGTGCTGGGCACCGGGACCAGCCCGTCGATCCCCCCGGTCGACGGGCTGGCCGACACCCCGTACTGGACCAACCGCGAGGCCATCGAGGTCGAGGAACTGCCCGGGTCGCTGCTGGTGCTCGGTGGCGGGGCGATCGGACTGGAGCTGTCCCAGGTGTTCGCCCGCTTCGGCGTACGGGTCACCGTGGTCGAGGCGTCCGACCGGGTGTTGGCCGTCGAGGAGCCGGAGGCCTCCGAGGCCGCCGCAGCCGCGCTGCGGGCCGACGGAGTGGAGATCCGCACCGGGATCAAGGCCGCCCGGGTGGAGCACGGCACCGAAGGCTTCACCCTGCGGGGCGCCGACGGCGAGGAGTTCACCGCCGAGCGGCTGCTGGTGGTGACCGGCCGCCGCGCGCGCCTCGATGAGCTGGGGCTGGACACGGTCGGCGTGGATGCCGGTCGGCGGTACCTCGCGGTCGACGACCGGCTGCACGTGACCGACGGGATCTGGGCGGTCGGTGACGTGACCGGCGAGGGCGCGTTCACCCACATCGCCATGTACCAGGCGTCCATCGTCGTCGCCGACGTGCTCGACCAGATGCGGCGGGCCCAGGGCGGGGCGGATCCGAGCGGCACCGCCAGCGTGGTCGGTGGCGCGGCCGGTGTGGCCAGCTCGCTGGCCGCCACCGGATCGAGCGGCACGGCCGGGTCGGTGCCCCGCGCCGACTACCGGGCGCTACCCCGGGTCACCTTCACCGACCCGGAGATCGGCGCGGTCGGCCTCACCGAGCGGCAGGCCCGGGAGCGTGGCATCAACGTGCAGGTCGGCTTCACGCAGCTCGCCTCGTCCACCCGGGGTTGGATCCACAAGACCGACGAGGTGGGCTTCATCAAGCTCGTCGCCGATGCCGACCAGGGGGTGCTCATCGGGGCGACCTCGGCCGGCCCGGCCGGCGGCGAGGTGCTGTCCGGGCTGGCGGTGGCCGTGCACGCGGCGGTCCCGCTGGCCCAGCTCCGGCACATGATCTACGCGTACCCGACCTTCCACCGGGCCATCTCCGAGGCGCTGCGCGACCTCGCCTCGTGA
- the idi gene encoding isopentenyl-diphosphate Delta-isomerase, with the protein MPQSREGHLVELVDDTGRPVGSATVAAAHQPPGRLHRAFSVLLVAPDGRVLLQRRAAVKTRFPLRWANSCCGHPRPGEALTEAANRRLSEELGAGPVPLTEVGIHLYRAEDPATGRVEVEYDHVLRGEFGTDQPLRPDPAEVAELRWVDPAQLAVAIDRDPDVYAPWLSGVLDRLLHPSEPTGRRAGDASERSGDR; encoded by the coding sequence ATGCCACAGTCGCGGGAGGGCCACCTGGTGGAGCTGGTCGACGACACGGGCCGGCCCGTCGGTTCGGCCACGGTGGCCGCCGCCCACCAGCCGCCGGGCCGGTTGCACCGGGCGTTCTCCGTACTGCTCGTCGCGCCGGACGGCCGGGTACTGCTCCAGCGGCGCGCCGCCGTGAAGACCCGGTTCCCGCTGCGTTGGGCCAACTCCTGTTGCGGGCATCCGCGGCCCGGCGAGGCGCTGACCGAAGCCGCCAACCGGCGGCTGTCGGAGGAACTGGGCGCCGGCCCGGTCCCGCTCACCGAGGTCGGGATCCATCTCTACCGGGCCGAGGATCCGGCCACCGGACGGGTCGAGGTCGAGTACGACCACGTCCTGCGCGGCGAGTTCGGCACCGACCAGCCGCTGCGCCCGGATCCGGCGGAGGTCGCCGAGTTGCGCTGGGTCGACCCGGCGCAGCTGGCCGTCGCCATCGACCGCGATCCCGACGTGTACGCGCCGTGGCTGAGCGGCGTGCTGGACCGGCTGCTGCACCCCTCGGAACCCACCGGGCGGCGAGCCGGCGACGCGTCGGAGCGGTCGGGTGACCGATGA
- a CDS encoding LacI family DNA-binding transcriptional regulator, which yields MTKRLTEVARKAGVSEATVSRVLNGRGGVAEATRTAVLTALDVLGYERPSKLRGERARLVGLVLPELQNPIFPALAEVVTGSLAQRGFTPALCARTIGGVSESAYVEMLLDHQVSGVIFAGGSYALADASHEHYRRLTDRGLPVVLVNAGVDALGFPRVSTDDAVAVEQAYGHLHSLGHERIGLVLGPEDHVPSQRKLTAMRPVAGWADDVEWVERSSFSMEGARVAATKLVDRGITGIICASDVLALGAIRAVRRLGRSVPDDVSVVGYDDSVFMTCTDPPLTTVRQPIETMGQAAVDLLVTQIEGGGVLTDELLFEPELVVRGSTAPTPRR from the coding sequence GTGACGAAACGGCTGACCGAGGTTGCTCGCAAGGCGGGCGTCAGTGAGGCCACGGTGAGCCGGGTGCTCAACGGCCGCGGCGGGGTGGCCGAGGCGACCCGGACCGCGGTGCTCACCGCCCTCGACGTGCTCGGTTACGAGCGACCCAGCAAGCTGCGCGGAGAACGTGCCCGGCTGGTGGGGCTGGTACTCCCCGAGTTGCAGAACCCGATCTTCCCGGCGCTCGCCGAGGTGGTCACCGGCTCGCTGGCCCAGCGCGGGTTCACCCCGGCGCTCTGCGCCCGCACCATCGGCGGCGTCTCCGAGTCGGCGTACGTCGAGATGTTGCTGGACCACCAGGTCTCCGGCGTCATCTTCGCCGGTGGGTCGTACGCCCTGGCCGACGCGTCGCACGAGCACTACCGGCGGCTGACCGACCGCGGGCTGCCGGTGGTGCTGGTCAACGCCGGCGTGGACGCGCTCGGTTTCCCCCGGGTCTCCACGGACGACGCGGTGGCGGTGGAACAGGCGTACGGTCACCTGCACTCACTGGGCCACGAGCGGATCGGCCTGGTGCTGGGGCCGGAGGACCACGTGCCGTCGCAGCGCAAGCTGACCGCGATGCGGCCGGTGGCCGGCTGGGCCGACGACGTCGAGTGGGTCGAACGCTCCAGCTTCTCCATGGAGGGTGCCCGGGTCGCGGCGACCAAACTGGTCGACCGTGGGATCACCGGGATCATCTGCGCCAGTGACGTGTTGGCTCTGGGCGCCATCCGGGCGGTCCGCCGGCTCGGCCGGTCGGTGCCCGACGACGTGTCGGTGGTGGGCTACGACGACTCCGTCTTCATGACCTGCACCGACCCGCCGTTGACCACCGTGCGGCAGCCGATCGAGACGATGGGGCAGGCTGCGGTGGACCTGCTGGTCACCCAGATCGAGGGTGGCGGGGTGCTCACCGACGAGTTGCTCTTCGAGCCCGAACTGGTGGTGCGCGGCTCGACCGCGCCCACGCCGCGCCGCTGA